One region of Yersinia bercovieri ATCC 43970 genomic DNA includes:
- a CDS encoding glutamine amidotransferase-related protein — translation MADLLLLDNIDSFTYNLVDQLRASGHRVVIYRNQIAADTIIERLQQLEQPVLMLSPGPGTPAQAGCMPELLQRLRGQLPIIGICLGHQAIIEAYGGHVGQAGEILHGKASAIDHDGQGMFAGMPNPLPVARYHSLVGSNIPTELTVNARFGEMVMAVRHDAHRVCGYQFHPESILTTQGARLLEQTLAWVLSPADLKPPRR, via the coding sequence TACTGCTCGATAATATCGACTCCTTTACCTACAACCTGGTGGACCAACTGCGCGCCAGTGGTCATCGCGTGGTGATTTACCGCAATCAGATTGCCGCTGACACTATTATTGAGCGCTTGCAGCAGTTGGAACAGCCGGTGCTGATGCTGTCACCCGGCCCCGGCACCCCCGCTCAAGCCGGTTGCATGCCCGAGTTATTGCAGCGCTTGCGCGGTCAGTTACCCATTATCGGCATCTGTCTTGGTCATCAAGCCATCATTGAGGCCTATGGTGGCCATGTCGGCCAGGCTGGCGAAATATTGCATGGCAAAGCCTCGGCCATTGATCACGATGGGCAAGGTATGTTCGCTGGTATGCCCAACCCCTTGCCGGTGGCCCGCTATCACTCATTGGTCGGTAGCAATATCCCCACAGAATTAACCGTTAACGCCCGTTTCGGCGAGATGGTCATGGCGGTGCGTCATGATGCTCACCGTGTTTGTGGCTATCAATTCCATCCGGAATCGATTTTAACCACTCAGGGCGCTCGTTTGTTGGAACAGACACTGGCCTGGGTCTTATCCCCTGCGGATTTGAAGCCACCGCGGCGTTAG
- the trpD gene encoding anthranilate phosphoribosyltransferase, with product MQILLEKLFRAESLSQQQSQQLFAAIVRGELEASQLAAALISMKVRGETPDEIAGAAQALLADAQPFPRPDYLFADIVGTGGDGTNSINISTASAFVAASCGVKVAKHGNRSVSSRSGSSDLLAAFGIRLDMSAEQSRLALDELGVCFLFAPQYHSGFRHAMPVRQQLKTRTLFNVLGPLINPARPPLALIGVYSPELVLPIAQTLKVLGYQRAAVVHGGGMDEVAIHAPTQVAELNNGNIESYEVAPEDFGLGRYPLSALQGGAPEENRDILARLLQGKGEAAQAAAVAANVALLLKLHGQENLRHNAQQALEMIHSGQAFDRVTALAARR from the coding sequence ATGCAAATATTATTAGAAAAATTATTCCGCGCCGAGTCATTGAGCCAGCAACAGAGCCAACAGCTGTTTGCCGCTATCGTGCGCGGTGAACTGGAAGCCAGCCAACTGGCGGCAGCCTTGATCAGCATGAAAGTGCGGGGTGAAACACCGGATGAAATCGCCGGTGCGGCACAAGCGCTGTTAGCGGATGCACAACCCTTCCCGCGCCCTGACTACCTGTTCGCGGATATCGTCGGCACCGGCGGCGATGGCACCAACAGCATTAATATCTCCACCGCCAGCGCCTTTGTGGCCGCCAGTTGTGGGGTAAAAGTGGCGAAACACGGCAACCGCAGTGTCTCCAGCCGCTCTGGCTCATCCGATTTACTGGCCGCCTTTGGTATTCGTCTGGATATGAGCGCCGAGCAGTCACGACTCGCCTTGGATGAGTTAGGGGTCTGTTTCCTGTTTGCGCCGCAGTATCACAGCGGTTTTCGTCATGCGATGCCAGTGCGCCAACAGTTGAAAACCCGCACCCTGTTTAATGTGCTGGGGCCATTGATAAACCCGGCCCGTCCGCCACTGGCGCTGATTGGTGTCTACAGCCCTGAGTTGGTGTTGCCCATCGCACAGACACTCAAAGTGCTGGGCTATCAACGTGCCGCAGTGGTGCATGGTGGAGGGATGGATGAAGTGGCGATCCATGCTCCAACACAGGTCGCAGAGCTGAATAACGGCAATATCGAAAGTTATGAGGTAGCGCCAGAAGATTTTGGTCTGGGCCGCTACCCACTAAGTGCGCTACAAGGTGGCGCGCCGGAAGAAAACCGTGACATTTTAGCACGCTTGTTACAAGGTAAAGGCGAAGCGGCACAGGCCGCAGCCGTCGCCGCTAACGTGGCGTTATTGCTGAAATTACATGGCCAGGAAAATTTGCGTCATAACGCGCAGCAAGCATTGGAAATGATTCACAGCGGTCAGGCATTTGATCGTGTTACTGCTCTGGCAGCAAGGAGATAG